One genomic region from Rosa rugosa chromosome 1, drRosRugo1.1, whole genome shotgun sequence encodes:
- the LOC133726498 gene encoding uncharacterized protein LOC133726498, with product MFENDIETSNVELLVPPLVEVVDVVDPTRLSKLAKEISRLGGVPFQGGTDHMLADQWIENMKTYFEIIVCDDIEKRKIAMKKYFSPSVREQLKREFISLVQGTKSVREYKAEFSRLYRFVRQMDAESLAMKFQWGLNASIRRDVTVLELKMMELIFTKAMAIEQENLTF from the exons atgtttgagaATGATATCGAGACATCGAATGTTGAGCTGCTTGTTCCACCTCTTGTGGAGGTTGTGGATGTTGTAGATCCCACTCGTTTGTCgaagttggcaaaggagattTCGAGGTTGGGAGGAGTCCCATTTCAGGGAGGTACggatcacatgttggcagatcaatggatcgagaacatgaaGACCTACTTCGAGATAATTGTCTGTGACGACattgagaagagaaagattgCGAT GAAGAAGTACTTTTCGCCTTCAGTGAGGGAGCAGTTGAAAAGGGAATTCATCTCGTTAGTCCAAGGGACTAAGAGTGTGAGGGAGTATAAGGCTGAGTTCTCAAGGTTGTATCGCTTTGTGAGGCAGATGGATGCTGAGAGCTTAGCTATGAAGTTTCAGTGGGGACTGAATGCTTCGATCCGGCGCGATGTCACTGTTCTAGAACTGAAGATGATGGAGCTCATTTTCACTAAGGCTATGGCCATTGAGCAAGAGAACCTGACTTTCTAG